In bacterium, the following are encoded in one genomic region:
- a CDS encoding Gfo/Idh/MocA family oxidoreductase produces MIWKREEKVMVNWGVMGAGGIARRRTIPEGIAKAKNAELVAVMDIDEKIAKDVADEYKVKAYTKEEELLDDKNVQAVYIATPVNLHCKQVVAAANKGKHILCEKSMAMTVEECEKMIEICRDADVKLCLGYMMRFHTIHTRIKEMIQQDLLGRIVMSRAQLSCWYPEIQGAWRQKKELGGGGSLMDMGTHCIDLLEFILDSKVAEVSCFTGNLAHKYEVEDTAVVLMRFENSAQGIVDNCFSIPDDSSKNMLEIYGTKGSILCKGTIGQGDGGEAILYIEEEGKQYDADQKREPISSSEIINPKPINTYQAEIEHFSDCIINDTKPSTSGEDGIWSQKVGLACYESASTGKVVKINKRR; encoded by the coding sequence ATGATATGGAAGAGAGAGGAGAAAGTTATGGTCAACTGGGGAGTTATGGGAGCAGGAGGCATAGCAAGAAGAAGAACCATACCTGAAGGAATTGCAAAAGCTAAGAATGCAGAACTTGTTGCTGTTATGGACATTGATGAAAAGATTGCAAAAGATGTAGCAGATGAATATAAAGTCAAAGCATATACAAAAGAAGAAGAATTGTTAGATGATAAAAATGTTCAGGCTGTTTATATTGCTACTCCTGTTAATCTGCATTGCAAGCAAGTAGTTGCAGCAGCTAATAAAGGAAAGCATATATTATGTGAGAAATCCATGGCAATGACTGTTGAAGAATGCGAGAAGATGATTGAAATTTGCAGGGATGCAGACGTAAAGCTTTGTCTTGGATATATGATGAGATTTCATACGATTCATACAAGAATTAAGGAGATGATACAACAGGACTTGCTTGGGAGGATTGTTATGTCCAGAGCCCAACTGTCTTGCTGGTATCCAGAGATACAGGGCGCATGGAGACAAAAAAAGGAGCTTGGCGGCGGTGGCTCTCTCATGGATATGGGAACACACTGTATTGATCTTCTGGAATTTATACTGGATAGTAAAGTAGCAGAAGTTTCCTGTTTTACTGGCAATTTAGCTCATAAATATGAAGTTGAGGATACTGCAGTTGTCCTGATGCGATTTGAAAATAGCGCACAAGGTATTGTTGACAATTGCTTCAGTATACCTGATGATTCATCAAAAAATATGCTGGAAATTTATGGAACAAAGGGAAGTATTCTGTGCAAGGGAACAATAGGACAGGGTGATGGAGGAGAAGCTATTTTGTATATTGAAGAGGAAGGGAAACAATACGATGCAGACCAAAAAAGGGAACCTATTTCCTCTAGCGAAATAATAAACCCGAAACCGATTAATACCTACCAGGCAGAAATAGAACATTTTTCGGATTGTATTATAAACGATACAAAACCTTCTACTTCCGGTGAAGATGGCATATGGAGCCAAAAAGTTGGTTTAGCCTGCTATGAATCAGCAAGCACAGGAAAGGTTGTAAAAATTAACAAAAGGAGATAA
- a CDS encoding aminotransferase class IV, producing MERLVYVNGEMVPESEAKVSVFDVGFLYGATFFESVRTFKHKFFKLDEHLSRLERSLRYAGIPDIITKEKMADIMSQVLDANIHLTDKEDDMWMCAEVTPGKTFPMPLMKQIDKTPTVIVYSSAMPHSEYVKYYTQGKHVVTSLIRNTSPQNLDSRAKNRNRVPHFLAKLEIVKRDPDAIALFLDLAGNITEGTGANIFFVLDGILFTPTTKNILNGISRLTVIELAEKMNIKVIEKDLTLYDAYNAEEAFWTTTSYCILPISMIDGRKIGDAYPGPYAKKLLDAWSKEVEVDIIGQAQKFANK from the coding sequence ATGGAAAGACTGGTATATGTAAATGGGGAAATGGTTCCTGAAAGCGAAGCTAAGGTTTCTGTTTTTGACGTTGGCTTTCTCTATGGAGCTACGTTTTTTGAATCCGTAAGAACTTTTAAACACAAATTTTTTAAACTCGATGAGCACTTGAGTCGTCTTGAGCGCTCTTTACGCTACGCAGGAATACCTGATATTATCACAAAAGAGAAAATGGCGGATATTATGTCTCAGGTACTGGATGCCAATATTCATCTTACAGATAAAGAAGACGATATGTGGATGTGTGCAGAGGTTACACCGGGGAAAACATTCCCAATGCCTTTAATGAAACAAATAGATAAGACTCCGACCGTTATTGTTTATTCCAGTGCTATGCCGCATAGCGAGTATGTCAAATATTATACGCAAGGGAAACATGTTGTAACCTCTTTAATTAGAAATACATCCCCCCAAAATCTGGATTCACGCGCCAAGAATCGCAACAGAGTTCCTCATTTTCTTGCAAAATTAGAGATTGTAAAAAGAGATCCTGATGCTATTGCTCTTTTCCTTGACCTTGCTGGAAATATAACAGAAGGCACAGGCGCCAATATCTTCTTTGTCTTAGATGGCATCTTATTCACTCCTACAACAAAGAATATTCTGAACGGTATCAGCAGACTGACTGTTATAGAACTGGCAGAGAAAATGAATATAAAGGTTATAGAGAAAGACCTTACTTTATATGACGCTTATAACGCCGAAGAGGCATTCTGGACAACTACTTCATACTGTATTCTGCCTATTTCCATGATCGATGGCCGCAAAATCGGGGATGCGTATCCGGGTCCTTATGCGAAAAAGCTCCTGGATGCATGGAGTAAGGAAGTAGAAGTTGATATAATCGGACAGGCTCAGAAATTTGCAAATAAATAA